In Haliotis asinina isolate JCU_RB_2024 chromosome 15, JCU_Hal_asi_v2, whole genome shotgun sequence, the sequence AATGGTTGAGGTACTCCATGCATTTCGAAATGGACAAACAGGTCGGCCCTTGAGATCAACAAGTCTAAGTAATGCTACAATGCAAAGCCACATACCTCTGAAGGCTGATCTTGACAAGACATCCTCCTCTGGAAACACCAGTAGAGAGGTCCAGCATGTGTTCTTTCTGAAAGTCCACAAAGCTGCCAGCTCAACGGTGCTGAACATCCTCTACAGATTCGGCTACGCCAGATCAAAGAACTTCGTTCTACCCCGAAAAGGAAATTACATAGAGCTAGTGGACCACAATAACATCATACCTATTCCATCAAGGAATTCATATGATATTCTATGCAATCATCTCCAGATTGTCTCTTATCCCAAGGTAGCCAAGATCATGCCACAAGACACTGTGTACATTGGCATCGTCAGAGAACCTTTCGAAAGACTTCATTCATCGTTTGAATACTACCGAAATCAACTTTCTCGTGAATATCTTATGAAAGCTACAGGAATTGACCCTTTCAGAACGTACATCCAAAACCCAATGTCATTTGAACCTCTCAATCCCATCGACTCCTTCACCAACAACAGGATGGCTTTAGATTTCGGCTATCCACCAGGCAATGTCAACGGTGCAAAAAATGTACAGAAGTTTCTTGACCATGTTGATTCGATATTCGACTTGGTATTGGTCAGTGATGTTTT encodes:
- the LOC137266020 gene encoding galactose-3-O-sulfotransferase 2-like translates to MSDTLHTRTPWVAFVFCAKMALGRSYSRYVQPVWCIFIAVALTEFVFIAMVMKVHKHGFTGKEQMVEVLHAFRNGQTGRPLRSTSLSNATMQSHIPLKADLDKTSSSGNTSREVQHVFFLKVHKAASSTVLNILYRFGYARSKNFVLPRKGNYIELVDHNNIIPIPSRNSYDILCNHLQIVSYPKVAKIMPQDTVYIGIVREPFERLHSSFEYYRNQLSREYLMKATGIDPFRTYIQNPMSFEPLNPIDSFTNNRMALDFGYPPGNVNGAKNVQKFLDHVDSIFDLVLVSDVFDESIILLRRRMNWTMYDVLYIPKNERVTSLNVSLQDYNRSVVDSNILRLDKILYDHFLGKLKRDILKAGETFVEEVTYFQTVRHRALEYCSKIAPPENLKFPACKWHDRFEVSNKDCWLLAQEETPFLEFLRNVQNDRLGLHYQDLPKLYDAKKMKLFRNRG